From the genome of Gemmatimonadota bacterium:
CCTCTCCGTCTTCAACGACGTCGCCATTCGCTTTCGCGACGACTGGCTGGCCGCCATTCGCACCCAGGGTGGTGACGCCGATCGCGAGGCCGGCCGCCTCTCGCTGGACGAGGTGCGCGCCTTTCTCCAGCGCTCGGTCCTCCCCCGTCTGGCGGCCCAGGGGCTCATCCAGTATCCCGTCCCCGGCGACCAGGACGTCGGCGCCAAGGTGCGGCTCGCCCCCGCGTTGTGGAGCGAAATCGCCCCGCAGCGCCTCGACGTCGCCGAGTCGCTCCGGCTCACCGGCGAGCACGCCACCGTGTCGGTTCCGACCCCCACGTCCCGGCGCGCCGTCGACACGAGGCTCCCCGCGTCGGGCAGCGTGCTCGAGGCCAGCGGCCTCGTGAAGGTCTATCGCAAGCGGCGGGTCGTGAATGACGTCGCCGTGCGGCTGCAACAGGGAGAGATCGTCGGGCTCCTCGGGCCCAATGGGGCTGGCAAGACCACGACGTTCTACATGATCGTCGGGCTCATCCAGCCCGAAAACGGGTCGATCAAGCTCGATGGCGAGGAGATCACCCGCATGCCAATGTTCAAGCGCGCGCGGCGGGGGATCGGCTATCTTTCGCAAGAGCCATCGATCTTCCGCAAGCTCACGGTGGAGGACAACATCCTCGCGATCCTCGAGACGTTGCCAATCACCAAGGAGGAGCGTCGATCACGGTTGGAGGGATTGCTCGACGAACTGAGCATCAAGCACCTGCGACACAGCCGTGCCTACGCCCTGTCGGGTGGGGAACGGCGGCGACTCGAGATCACCCGGGCGCTGGTCTCGCAGCCCAAGTTCATGATGCTCGATGAGCCGTTCGCCGGCGTCGACCCGATCGCCGTCCATGACATCCAAACGATCGTGGCCGGGCTGCGCCATCGCGGCATCGGAGTGCTCATCAGCGACCACAACGTGGAACAAACGCTCGATATCGTCGACCGGGCTTACATCATGTTCGACGGCCAGGTGAAGGTCTCAGGAACCGTGCGCGAGCTCGTCTTCGACGACGAGGTCTCGCGCATCTACCTCGGTCCCACCCTCACCGCTCGTCTCCGCGCACGCTTTTCGGCGGAACAGGCGCCCCACGAGGAGCTCCCCGCATGAGAACGGGGCTCGGTCAGCATACGTCCATGCGGCAGGAGCTGAAGATCAATCCACGCCTCTACCAGGCGATGGATCTGCTCTACATGCCCCTGCTCGACCTCCAGCAGCACCTCAAGCAGGAGCTCCTGAACAACCCCTTCCTGGAGATGACCGAGCCCGACGAAGAGGACTCGGAAGAAGAGGAGGAGCGCGAGGGCGAGGAAGGGCCGGTCGACCTGACCGAGCCCGAGACGGCCCCCCCGGAGGAGCGCGAGGCGGTCAACAACGACACCATCGACTGGGAGGAGATCCTCCTCGACGGCTTCGAGACCGGCGGCGTACGGGAGGAACACGAGGAGCGCGAGTACTACGAGCCCGTATCGGTCGACCGCCGCGACCTCGACGACCACCTGAAGGACCAGATCTCCCTGCTCGAACTCACGCCGCGGCAGTTGCTCCTGGCGGACGAGTTCCTGGGCAACATCAACGAGGACGGCTACCTCACCTGCGCCATCCCCGAGATCGTCGAGGGGATCAACGAGGTCGTCGCGCGCGCCGCCGAAAAGGAGGGGTTCCTCGGCGAGCTCCCGCTGTATCGGCTGGATGAAGCCGACGACATGCTCCGCATCGTGCAGACGCTCGACCCGCCCGGCGTGGGCGCGCGCGACCTGCGCGAGTGCCTCTTGTTGCAGCTGCGCGACCTCAAGCATGAGGAGACGCTGCAGTATCGCCTGGTCCGCGACGCATTCGACGAGCTCATCGCCCACCGCTGGAGCGAGATCTCCAAGCGATTCGGCATCAGCGCGCAGGACGTGCAGCAGGCGGCCGACGAGATCGCCAAGCTCGACCCCAAGCCGGGGCTGCGCTACAGCAATGCCAACGACGGCTACATCGTCCCCGATCTCGTGGTCGAGAAGATCGACGGCGCGTACCACGTCTTCATCAACGATGGCAACCTCCCGCGCCTCAAGCTGAGCCGCGCCTACCAGGAGATTGCCCGCGACAAGAAGAAGTTCGATGGCGAAAACAAGGAATTCATCTCGTCCAAGCTCAATTCGGCCAACTGGATGATCCAGGCCATCGAGCAGCGCCGCCAGACGATGCTCAAGGTCATGAACTACATCGTCGACCGGCAGCGCGACTTCTTCGAGAAGGGGGTGCAGTACCTCAAGCCGCTCACCCTGCGCGAGGTGGCCGAGGTCATCGCCATGCACGAGAGTACGGTGAGTCGCGTGACGAACGAGAAGTTCGTGCAGACCCCGCGCGGCGTCCTCCCGCTCAAGTTCTTCTTCTCCTCCGGACTCAGCACCACCGGCGGCGAAGACGTCTCGGCGCGTGGCATCAAGGACCAGATCGAGAAGCTGGTCACCAACGAGGACCCGAAGAACCCGCTCACCGACCAGGCGATCGTCAACATCCTGCGCGACAGCGGGGTCAACATCGCCCGTCGCACCGTGGCGAAGTATCGCGACCAGTTGGGGGTGCTCTCGGCGCGCATGCGCAAGCGGGTATGACCCCGCGGGTCCTGCGCGTCTCCGTCCTCGTCCCCGCCAAGGATGAAGCGGAGAACCTCCCGCTGTTCATGGAGCAGGTGGAGGAAGCCTTCCAGACGTTCGATCAGGGCTTCGAGGTCATCGTCATCGACGACGGCTCGGTCGACGACTCGTGGGCGGTGCTGGAGCGCCTGCGCGCGCGCTACCCGTTCCTGCGCACCGCGCGGCATCGGTCGCGCCGGGGGATCGCCGATGCGCTGCGCACGGGCTACCTCGCGGCGCGTGGCGACATCCTCGTCTTCTATCCCGCCGACCTGCAATTCAAGCCGGCCGACATTCCGCGGTTGGTCGCGCCCATCCTGGCCGATGAAGCGGACATGGTCACCGGCTTCAAGGAAGGGAAGTACGAGAAGGCGTTCGTCTCGTCCGTGTACAACAGGCTGAGCCGCCTCCTCTTTCACGTTCCGGTCAAGGATCTCAATAGCGTGAAGGCGTATCGTCGGGAGATCATGGACATCCTCCCGACGCGCCCCGACTGGCACCGCTACATGATCGTGCTCGCCGCGGCCCAGGGCTACACGGTCACCGAGATCCCCGTCCCGCTCTTTCCTCGCCACGCCGGCAAGTCGAAGTTTGGGATTGGGCGCATTCCGGTCGGTGTGCTCGACATGCTCGCCGTCTGGTTCGAGTTGCGCTTCGCGCAGAAGCCGCTCCTCCTCTTCGGCATGCTGGGGGCGGGGCTCTTCGCCATCGGGGCGTTCGCCGGGCTCGCCGCGCTCGTCTGGCTCGCCCTCACCGGCGTGGGCCTGCGCGCCGTCTGGACCGTCATCCAGACCTGTCTCATCCTCGGGTCGGTCTTCTTCGCCACCGGACTCCTCGGGGAGCAGATCGCCGGCGTGCGCGCGCAGCTGCGCGAGCTGCGGCGCGTCACCGATGAACTTCGCGACGGGTCGCGCGATGGCTGACGCGCCTCGCCTGCGCGTCCTCTTCCTCACCCACTCGTATCCCCGCGTCCCTGGCGACGCCGCCGGGTCGTTCCTCTTGCACCTGGCGACGGCGCTGCGCGGGGAAGGGGTCGAGGTCCGCGTCATCGCCCCGGCGGGAGAAGGGCTCCCGGCGCACGACACGTTCGACGGCATTCGCGTCGACCGCTTCCACTACGCGCCGCGTCGCTATGAGAACCTCGCCTACACCGGCGAGATGGCGCAGGAGGTGCAACGCTCGTGGCGCGCGAAGGTGGCCCTCGTCGGCTTCCTCGGGGCGCAGTTCGGCGTTGCCACGCGCGTCCGACGGGAGTTCTCCCCGCAGCTGGTGCATGCGCACTGGTGGTTCCCGGGGGGGCTCGTCGGCACGTGGGTCGCCGGGCTGGGGCGACTCCCGCTCGTCACCACCATGCACGGCACCGACGTGCGCCTGGCGCGCGCCAAGAGCTTCGCGCGCCCGCTCTTCCGCCGCGTCATGCACCAGTCGTGCGCCGTCACCACCGTCTCGCGGTGGCTCGCCGCCGAGGTGCACGACATGGTCCCGGACGTGACGCCGCTCGTCGCTCCGATGCCCGTCTCCACGGCGCTCTTTGCCCCTGGCGACACACGCACGACAGACCGCGTGCTCTTCGTGGGACGCCTCAACGCCCAGAAGGGGATCGCGCTCCTCCTGGATGCCGTCGCGCGCATGCGCCACCGCGTCCACTTCGACCTCGTGGGCGACGGCTCCGACGCACCGGTCCTTCGCGCCCAGGCCGAGCGCCTCGGAATCGCCGATCGCCTCACCTGGCACGGGGCGCTTCCGCAGACCGCGCTGCCGGCGTTGTATCAGCGGGCCTCCGCCCTCGTCGTGCCGAGCATCGGCGAAGGGCTCGGGCTCGTGGCGGTCGAGGCGCAGCTCTGCGGGGCCCCCGTCGTCGCCTTCGAGAGTGGTGGCATCACCGATACCGTGACGCACGGCGAAACCGGCCTCCTCGTCCCACCGGGCGACGTCAATGCCCTCGCCGAGGCGCTCGACCGGCTCTTCGATGATCCCGAACTGCGCTTGGCGTTAGGCAGGGCGGGGCGCATGTCCGCGCTCGGCGACTTCGCCCCCGAGTCCGCGGCGCGGCGGTACGCCACCCTCTACCGCACGATCGTTGCGCCGTAGCGCCACGCGGCTGGTCTTCGCGCTCCTGGCCGTCGCCGCGGTCCTCCTTGCCGCGCGAGCCATCGCCAGCCAGTGGCGCGCCTTTCGCGATTCCGGCGCCCACCTCTCCCCGCGCTGGTCGCTCATCGCGCTCTCGAGCGTCCTCGTCCTCGTCGCCTATGCCGTCCTCGTCGAAACGTGGCGGCGGACCGTGCGTGCCTGGGACGCTGAACTGCCGTGGGGCGAGGCGGCCCGCATCTGGTTCATCTCCAACCTCGGGCGCTACCTCCCCGGCAAGGTCTGGCAGATCGGCGCCATGGGGGTCATGGCACAGGAGCAGGGGGTGTCGGTCGTCGCCGCCACCGGCTCCGCACTGGTCATCAACCTCGTCAACCTGCTCGCGGGCTTCGGGGTCGTGCTGGTGACCGGTGCCGAGTTCTTCGAGGCGCGAAACGCCGCCCTCGCTTTCGGCGCGCTCCTGCTCGCAGGCATCGTTCTGGCGCCGCGCCTTGTCCCATTCATCGGGCGTCTCGCCGGAAAGGTGATCGGGCGCCCGCTCGACGTCCCCACGCTCCCCGATCGAGCCGTCTGGCTCGCCGCCGTCGGGTGCGTGGTCGCCTGGCTGCTGTACGGCGTGGCGTTCCAGTGCTTCGTGGCGGGGATCCTCGGGCAGGCCCCGGGGCGTACGTCGTCGTACATCGCCGCCTTCACCGGATCCTATCTGGCGGGCTACATTGCGTTGTTTGCGCCGGGAGGCATCGGCGTGCGGGAAGGGTCGCTCATCTTCGCGTTAGGCCGGTTCGGGCTGGCGCAGGCTGGGGCGGCCGGGGTCATCTCCCTCACGTCGCGGCTCTGGCTCACCGTGCTCGAGGTCCTCCCGGGCCTCGTCTTCCTGGCTGTCGACGCCCTGCGGGGGCGTCGCCCTACATCGTCCACCCCGTCATGACCCGTTCGCCCGACGTCGCAGCCCCCGTTGGACCACCACCGGCTGCGCCGCCCGGACCGCGCTTCGCGCTTGGCTGGGCCGCCCTCATCCACGCCGTCTGTACGCTGGCGTTAGGCTTCCCGGCCCTCGCCGGCAAGTTCCTGGTCAATCCGTATTCCGACCAGTACATCGCCGGCTATCCGTTCCGCGAGTTCGCCCGCAGCCACTGGCACCGCTTTGGCGAGATTCCGCAGTGGAATCCGTATCTCTTCGGCGGCATGCCATTCGTCGATGCGATGCACGGCGACACGTTCTATCCCACCGCGGCGCTGCGCATCCTCATCGGCACCGACGCCGGGATGACCTGGGGGCTGCTCCTCCACGTCTTCCTCGCCGGGCTCTTCACTTTCGTCTTTCTGCGCGCGATCGGGCTGTCGTTCTTCGCCGCCGTGGTGGGGGGCGTGGCCTACCAGATGGGGGGCAACGTCGCCGGGCTCGTCTCGCCCGGTCACGACGGCAAGATGTTCATCGCCGCGCTCCTCCCGCTCGCGCTGTATTTCGTGGTCCGTGGCGTTCGCGATGGCCGGAAGGCGTCGTGGGGAGCGCTGGCCATCGTCGTCGGTCTCGCCGTCCTGTCACCGCACCCGCAGCTGCTGCAGTACATGCTCCTCGTGACGGGAGCGTTCGCCCTCTTCCTCGCCCTCGGCTACGGGAGCGACTCGACCCTGGCGCGGCGCGATGGCGTCGTCCGCCTCGGCGCGGCGCTGAGCTCGGTCGCGGTGGGCATGGTCATCGGAGCGATCCAGTTCTGGCCAGTGAAGACGTACGAGCCCTTCTCGCCACGCGCGGGGGGGAAGGGGTGGGAGCACGCCGTCTCGTACTCACTCCCCCCGGAAGAGACGCTCAACTTCATGATCCCGCAGTTCACGGGGATCCTGGACAAGTACTGGGGACGGAACGGCATCCACTTCCATTCCGAGTACATCGGCGCCGCGGTCCTCTTTCTGGCTGGACTCGCGCTCGGCGCGTGGACCCTCCGATCGCACAAGCGCATCGTCTGGTTCTTCCTTGGCGCCTTCGTGATCTCGCTGCTGTGGGCCATGGGGGGCTACACCCCCTTCTACTCGCTGGTCTACGCCCTCGTCCCGGGAACCAAGTACTTCCGGGCCCCCAGCACGATGCTGTTCGTCGTTTCGTTCTGTGCGGCCGTCCTCGCCGCCTTCGGAAGCGAGCGTATCGTTCGACTCGAGAATCGGAGGCGCTACGCGATCGGCTGGATCATCGCGGCGGTTCTCATCGGCGTGCTCGGCGCGTCGGGCGCGCTCACCAACGTGGGGGTCTCGATTGCCGGGGCCGAGCGGGCGGACTACGTCATGGCGAACGACGGGGCACTGCGCGTCGGGGCGCTCCGGTCGATGCTGTTCATCCTCATGGCCGTCGGGATCGCGTTCGTCGTGAGCACCCGTCGTGTCTCGCGCGACCTCGGCGGGACGCTTCTGATTCTTCTCGTAGCCCTCGATTGCGCGAGCGTCCTGCGCCAATACTGGCAGTTCTCGGAGCCCGCGGAGATCACGTACGCGAGCAACCCCGTCATCGACTACCTCAAGAAGCAGCCAGGGCCGTACCGAGTCCTCTCGTTCCAGACCGCCCCATCCGAGGGCGTGCACGACCCGCTCTTGAACTACGACGGGTTGATGGTGCACGGCATCGCCAACGTGCTCGGCTATCACGGAAACGAGTTGGGCGCGTACGACCGGCTGGCGGGGAAAGACGACGGATTCCGTCAGGTCGCCAATCCCAACTTCTGGCGGCTCTTGAACATGCGCTACGTCCTTACCAACTCACCTGACAACATCGGGATCAAGGAGCTGAAGCAGGTCGCCGGCCCCGCCCGCGACGCGTCGGGGAGCGAGCTGTACCTGCACGAGATTCCTTTCGAGACGTCGTATGCGTGGGTGACGCCCGCGATGGCCAAGGCCGACGAGGCGTCGGTCATGGCGACGGTGCTCGACCCGCGATTCGACGTGCGGCGCGCCACCGTGTTCGACAACTCAGCGGCGGTGAAGGTAGAACCGCTGACCAACCTCCCGGAACCGCTGGCCATCCGGGCGACGGTGAAGGACTACTCGCCGGGGCGCGCCACTATCGAACTCGATAGTCCGGCCCCCCCGGGGGCGGCGCTCATGGTCTCCGAGAATTGGTATCCTGGGTGGACCGCCACCGTGGATGGCAAGACGGCCACCATCGGGAAGGCCGCCGTCTCGCTGATGGGGATCGCACTACCGGCCGGGGCACGGAAGGTCCAGCTCCAGTTCACCAACCCGCCGTACGAGACGGGGAAGTCGGTGACGCTCATGGCACTCGCCGCGGCGCTGCTCATGCTCGCAGGCGGCACACTCCTCGACCGAAGGAGAGCGAGCAGTGTCTGAGCCGGCGGGGCTGGCGGAGAAGGCACTGGTCATCGTCCCGACGTACAACGAGCGGGAGAACATCATTCGCCTGATCGACGCGGTCCTCGCACAGGATCCGCGCATCGAGGTGCTGGTCGTTGACGACGGTTCGCCCGACGGGACGGGGGCGCTGGTCGACGAGCGCGCGGCGTCCGACGGTCGCGTGCATGTCGTGCATCGCCCCCGAAAGATGGGGCTCGGCACCGCCTACCTCGCCGGCTTTCGCTGGGCCCTCGAGCGCGACTACGAGCTGGTGTTCGAGATGGACGCCGACTTCTCGCACGATCCGTCGCATCTCCCGCAGTTCCTGGACAGCGCTCGCGACGCGGATCTGGTGCTGGGCTCGAGGTATCGCGAAGGGAAGGTCACGGTCGTGAACTGGCCGATGGCGCGGCTGCTGTTGAGCTACAGCGCGAACATCTATGCGCGAATCGTGACCGGGCTGCCCTTGTACGACGCCACGGGCGGATTCAAGTGCTTCCATAGGAAAGTACTTGAGGCGATCGACCTAAGTGATGTTAGATCAAACGGATACGCGTTCCAGATTGAGATGAGCTTTCGGGCGTGGCGCAAAGGGTTCCGTATAGTGGAGATCCCGATCGTCTTCGTCGATCGTACCGAGGGCGAGAGCAAGATGTCCAAGCGGATCGTTCGGGAAGCCATCTGGATGGTCTGGCGGCTGCGCTGGTGGGCGATCATTCGGAGGGTGTAGCCATGGTGGGTCGCGAGTTCTGGAAGATGAGCGGGTCGGGCAACGACTTCGTCTTCTTCAACGCCATGCACGTGGCCGCAGGCGACCTCGCGACTCCGGCACGCATCGGACAGCTCTGTGAGCGCCGGACCGGAATCGGCGCAGATGGCGTCGTCTTCCTCGAACCGCACGACGTGCACGCCTTCTCGATGCGCTACTTCAATCGGGACGGATCGCTCGCCGAGATGTGCGGGAATGCCGCGCTGTGCAGCACTCGGCTGGCGCGCGAACTCGGAATCGTCGAGCAGGGCGAGTTCACCTTCCAGACGGTCTCCGGGCCGGTCACCGGGCGCTTCCAGGATGGGACGCCACAGATCGACATGGTCCCGGTAACCCAGCTCGCGGCGACGTTCGAGACGCCGCGCCTTCCGGGTGAGCAGCGCATCGGCTTCGCCCGGGTCGGCGTACCGCACCTCGTCGTCCTCGTTCCGGACGTTGAGCTGGTCGACGTGTATCACCGCGGAAGTGAGCTGCGCCACCTCGCATCGCTCCGCGACGGCGCCAACGCGAACTTCGTGTCGAAAAGCGTCGATGGGCGCTGGTCGATCCGCACGTATGAACGCGGCGTCGAGGAAGAGACGCTGGCCTGCGGCACCGGCTCCGTCGCCTCAGCGGCGCTGCTGACGGCCTGGGGGCTCGAGCGCGGTCGCGTCGTCCTCACGACCAGGTCAGGCTGCGACCTGATTGCCTCGGTCGCGCACGAGCCGGAGCAGGGAACGCCGATGCTCGCTGGCGAAGGACGTATCGTCTTCAGCGGACACTTGGGCGAACTCTGACCGCTCCGTAACGGGTCGAAGTCGGCCCCGTTCTACGATGTCTCTTGCTCCGACCCACTGTCGCATTTCGCGCAGCGTCTCGAGCCTCGATCTGCCAGGCGCGTTAACTCAGTGGAGCATCGCGACCGCGCGAGCGTCACGAACGGCGCGGACTCAGAAGCGGTGAGAGGGGGCCAGCCCTTGGTTTCCCCGAGTTTTCCACCGATTGAGTTTACATAACACATATTATGCGTAATACTTCGCTCCCAAGAAGACGGGCCGGGAGAGACCCCTCCCGGCCCATCTCACTGTCGTCAGCTTCGCGGCAGTTCGGTCTCTATCACGGCGCGACTAGCGCGCCGCGACGGATGCGCCGAGTTCGCCGACGCGGAGACGCGCCTCACCGTTGAGCGGCGACGATTGATCGTCGGCCATCGACTGCCAGAGCTTCAACGCGTCCTCCTTCTTGCCCGCCAAGGCGAATGACCGGGCGGCGTCTGCCTTGTAGGTCTCGCGTTCGGACGGGAGCTTGGACGCTTCCGACGCCTTCAAGTACTCGGCCGCCGCCTCGGCAGGCTTGCCGGACTGTTCCAGTCCGCCCGCGCGCAACGCGTGGAGCGACGGCTGCAGCGCTCCCGCCGAACCGATCTCGTCGAGGATCTTGAGCCCTTCGGCGACCTTGCCCTGCTGGAAGTTCACCTGCGCCAGGAGCAGGCGCGCCTGCGTTCCCGCCGGCGTCGAGCCGTAGCGCTGTACGAGCTTCTGGAGGTCGGCCGCTGCAAGCGGAAGGTTGCCAGACGCCACGCTGCGCTGTGCGTCACCCAACGCACGAGATGCGCCCGCGGCCTTCGTCGCGTTGGAGCGCGAGAAGACCCAAGTGCCCGCAACGATCGCCGCCACCACGATGGCGCCAATGCCGACCTGGCGCCCATGCGCTTGCAGCCAATCCATCAGGGACTCCGCCGAATCGTCGAGCTGCGGCCGAGCCGCTTCACCTGTTTTGGTCATGTGTTGTCAGGCTTTCCCTGCCCCGTGTGTGTCCTTTTCGGGGACGAAGTTTTGCGTGGTAACGCGCACGTTATGCGGAAGTGTTAACGCACGTCGCATGATGCGCGTTAAAGATGTGTAGCACACCGTCTTGCCGGAAGTGTGGCCTTGTCCCCGCGAGAGTTTTCGCTATCCTTCCCAGCGCCCTCACCCTCAACCACTTACCATGATTAGGCGCAAAGGCATTTCACGAATCGACCAGCCGGAGAAGCACAACCACGGCTGGCTTGTTCAGGTCACTTTCGAAGGCAAAACCCACCGGAAGTGGTTCTCGGACAACAAGCATGGTGGCAAGAAGAAGGCGTTCGCGCAGGCCGTGGTCTGGCGCGACAAGACCGAGAAGGCGCTGGGCAAGCCGCAGACGGGTCGGGTGGTGGTGCGTTCCCGCCGAAACAAGTACGGCGTGACGGGTGTGCAGTGGGACAAGCGGCATCAGGCATTCATCGTCTCCATCAATCCTGAGCCCGGCAAGCAGAAGCGCTTCTACGTCCCTGCCAAGGGTCGCAAGAAGGCCGAGGCGCTGGAAGAGGCGAAGAAGCTCCGCCTCAAGCTGGAGAAGGAGATCTACGCGAAGCGCGGCGCCTAAGGCATCAGACGCTGGAGCAGACAGGGGCCCCGACCGCTTTCACGCGGAGGGGCCCCTTGTCTTGGCGGATGCCGCACGACGCAAGGCGCAACGCACTGCACCGCCGAGGTGCCCCCGACACGATTCGAACGTGCGACCAACGGTTTAGGAAACCGCTGCTCTATCCATCTGAGCTACGGGGGCATGCCCAAGGCGCGCCGTGAATCTACCCGTGCGCCGAGAGACGGTAAAGCCGAGAGCAGGCCCGTCCCCCTCGGCTAGTAGACGATCGCACTCTCCACACGCTGCCCGGGGAGCATCGCGCGCCCGCCCAGGAACGCGAGCTCGATCAGGAAGGTGCTGCCCACCACTTCGCCGCCAAGCTTATGCACGAGTCGCGAGGCCGCGGCCGCCGTCCCGCCGGTGGCGAGCACGTCATCGGTGACGAGAACGCGGGCCCCGCTTCCCAACGCATCGATGTGCACTTCGAGCGCGTCGGTGCCGTACTCGAGCGCATACTCCTCGCGCGTCGTCTCGTACGGCAGCTTGCCCGGCTTGCGCACAGGGATAAGACCGGCGCCGAGCGTCACCGCGACGGGCCCTCCAAACAGGAAGCCGCGGCTCTCGATCGACAGCACATGCGTGATCCCAGCGTCTCGAAACGGTGCCGCCAGCTGCGCGCACGTTGCCGCGAAGAGCTCGGCGTCGCCCAGGAGCGGCGTGATGTCCTTGAACGAGATGCCCGGCTTGGGATAGTCGGGGATCTCGCGAATTGCGCGACGAATGGCCGCGCGGAGCGCGTCCTCGCCTGCGGCGCCTGCCGCGCCAGCCGCGTGAGTCACTTGAGGATCGTGAAGGGGTGAGGAAGTTCGAGCGACGGCTGGGGGACCAGCTTGATCACTTGCTTCACCGTCGCTCCCGGCGGTCCCTGTCGCACCGCATCGAGCAAGGCGCGCACAGACTCCTCGCCTCCGGACGCGGCAATCTCGAGGTTGCCGCTGGACAGGTTGCGCACCCATCCCGACAGCTCGAGTGCTCGTGCCTGTTGTTGAACAAAGTGTCGAAAGCCGATCCCCTGGACTTTCCCGGCGACTTCGATGTGAACGACAGGCACGAGATCCGAGATGCGTTACGGTCGGGCTGAAAGGAGCGAGGAGAGGACGCTCGCCAGCACCGCCTCGGGGCTCGCGCCGGCGTCAGTCGTCGGCACAATCTCGCCTCCCCGCACCCGTCGCGCTACCGCCTCCAGCGTCGCCAGGATGTGCGCCTGCGACTGGGATCGGGCCACGAACGCTCGCAGGTCCACATCGGCCTGGCTTTCCGGGGCGTCATCGTCCCCTTCCCGCTCGAGCGATGGCCCAGCTGCAATCCACGCTCCTGTCGACTGGACCCCAGCGACGACCCCATCGCCCATCAGCGACTCCAGCCCGGGAATCGGCGTGGGCATTGCCACGACCTCCTCCGGAGCGAGCGAGAAGCGATCGAGTTCCGCGTCGAGCAGCGATGACGCGACGGCGGCCGAGCTCTCCGTCGCCGTCACCGTGTCGTTAACCGGGTCGACGGACCACGCAGCCGCTCCCGTGCCCTTCGCCATTTCCGGCGACATCTCGGCGCTTGGTGCCGGCATGAGCACCGACTCCGACTCGCCATCCCATGCTGCGGCCGCGCTGGCAAGTTCAGTTTCGGTGGTCTCCGTTTCGGAAGCCACGGCCTCGATCGACTCTGCCGCCACTGCGTCTGGCGCGACCGACGCCTGGACCTCAGCCAACCCGTCGCTCGCCGCCTCGATCGGTGCGAGCGGCGCTGCCGCGTCGAGGAGGGCGGTCGCGGAGACATCTTCGAAGGCGCCAGCGTCGACGTCTCCCACCTCGACAGGCTCGTCCTGGCCGGCCGACACCGCGGCGACTGCGGATACGATCTCCGATTCGTCGTCCGGAGTCTCGTAGCCTCCGACGTTCAGCGCGGAACATTCGCTTTCGTCGAGCGCGACGTACGCGCCGTCGTCCAGCGCGGCGTACGCGCTGTCGTCAGGCGCGGCGTACGCGCTGTCGTCGAGCGCGGCGTACGCTTCGTCATCGAGCACGAAGTCATTCGCGAACTCCACGGGCCGTTCGTCGACCACTGCCGCTGCGACCTCCGGTAACGCGAGTTCCACCGACGCGGGCTCCGGCGACGAAAGCTCGGGCGACGCGAGCTCGG
Proteins encoded in this window:
- the dapF gene encoding diaminopimelate epimerase; translated protein: MVGREFWKMSGSGNDFVFFNAMHVAAGDLATPARIGQLCERRTGIGADGVVFLEPHDVHAFSMRYFNRDGSLAEMCGNAALCSTRLARELGIVEQGEFTFQTVSGPVTGRFQDGTPQIDMVPVTQLAATFETPRLPGEQRIGFARVGVPHLVVLVPDVELVDVYHRGSELRHLASLRDGANANFVSKSVDGRWSIRTYERGVEEETLACGTGSVASAALLTAWGLERGRVVLTTRSGCDLIASVAHEPEQGTPMLAGEGRIVFSGHLGEL
- a CDS encoding YfhO family protein, encoding MTRSPDVAAPVGPPPAAPPGPRFALGWAALIHAVCTLALGFPALAGKFLVNPYSDQYIAGYPFREFARSHWHRFGEIPQWNPYLFGGMPFVDAMHGDTFYPTAALRILIGTDAGMTWGLLLHVFLAGLFTFVFLRAIGLSFFAAVVGGVAYQMGGNVAGLVSPGHDGKMFIAALLPLALYFVVRGVRDGRKASWGALAIVVGLAVLSPHPQLLQYMLLVTGAFALFLALGYGSDSTLARRDGVVRLGAALSSVAVGMVIGAIQFWPVKTYEPFSPRAGGKGWEHAVSYSLPPEETLNFMIPQFTGILDKYWGRNGIHFHSEYIGAAVLFLAGLALGAWTLRSHKRIVWFFLGAFVISLLWAMGGYTPFYSLVYALVPGTKYFRAPSTMLFVVSFCAAVLAAFGSERIVRLENRRRYAIGWIIAAVLIGVLGASGALTNVGVSIAGAERADYVMANDGALRVGALRSMLFILMAVGIAFVVSTRRVSRDLGGTLLILLVALDCASVLRQYWQFSEPAEITYASNPVIDYLKKQPGPYRVLSFQTAPSEGVHDPLLNYDGLMVHGIANVLGYHGNELGAYDRLAGKDDGFRQVANPNFWRLLNMRYVLTNSPDNIGIKELKQVAGPARDASGSELYLHEIPFETSYAWVTPAMAKADEASVMATVLDPRFDVRRATVFDNSAAVKVEPLTNLPEPLAIRATVKDYSPGRATIELDSPAPPGAALMVSENWYPGWTATVDGKTATIGKAAVSLMGIALPAGARKVQLQFTNPPYETGKSVTLMALAAALLMLAGGTLLDRRRASSV
- a CDS encoding adenine phosphoribosyltransferase, whose amino-acid sequence is MRRAIREIPDYPKPGISFKDITPLLGDAELFAATCAQLAAPFRDAGITHVLSIESRGFLFGGPVAVTLGAGLIPVRKPGKLPYETTREEYALEYGTDALEVHIDALGSGARVLVTDDVLATGGTAAAASRLVHKLGGEVVGSTFLIELAFLGGRAMLPGQRVESAIVY
- a CDS encoding polyprenol monophosphomannose synthase is translated as MAEKALVIVPTYNERENIIRLIDAVLAQDPRIEVLVVDDGSPDGTGALVDERAASDGRVHVVHRPRKMGLGTAYLAGFRWALERDYELVFEMDADFSHDPSHLPQFLDSARDADLVLGSRYREGKVTVVNWPMARLLLSYSANIYARIVTGLPLYDATGGFKCFHRKVLEAIDLSDVRSNGYAFQIEMSFRAWRKGFRIVEIPIVFVDRTEGESKMSKRIVREAIWMVWRLRWWAIIRRV
- a CDS encoding tetratricopeptide repeat protein → MTKTGEAARPQLDDSAESLMDWLQAHGRQVGIGAIVVAAIVAGTWVFSRSNATKAAGASRALGDAQRSVASGNLPLAAADLQKLVQRYGSTPAGTQARLLLAQVNFQQGKVAEGLKILDEIGSAGALQPSLHALRAGGLEQSGKPAEAAAEYLKASEASKLPSERETYKADAARSFALAGKKEDALKLWQSMADDQSSPLNGEARLRVGELGASVAAR
- a CDS encoding AP2 domain-containing protein; its protein translation is MIRRKGISRIDQPEKHNHGWLVQVTFEGKTHRKWFSDNKHGGKKKAFAQAVVWRDKTEKALGKPQTGRVVVRSRRNKYGVTGVQWDKRHQAFIVSINPEPGKQKRFYVPAKGRKKAEALEEAKKLRLKLEKEIYAKRGA
- a CDS encoding acylphosphatase, which gives rise to MPVVHIEVAGKVQGIGFRHFVQQQARALELSGWVRNLSSGNLEIAASGGEESVRALLDAVRQGPPGATVKQVIKLVPQPSLELPHPFTILK